CGGTGCTCGTCCTCGACGCCGTCCTCGACCGGGCGGCGCTGCTCGACCGTCTCGAAACCTGTGAGTTCGCGCTCGACGATCTGGTGAGTTTCGTCCTGCTCTGGAGCGCGGTCAACGTCTACTTCGGTAACTGGGGGGCGGCGGCCGTCGGCGGCCTCTTCGGCCTCGGGCTGGTTCGGACGAACCGCTTCGACGTGCCGACGCGGCCGCGCTGGGTCTAAGTCAGCCGCCGGAGACCCTCGACCGCCCCGCGAAGGAGGCGGCGACCGACCCCGCGGTTCGGGTCGCGGCCGTGGTCGGGGTCCACGTCGCCGGGCACCTCCGGGACACAGCTCACCCGCAGGAAGACGGTTTCGGGGTCGTGGTTCCAGAGCCAGTGCCAGCGCGTCCGCGCCACGAGCGCGAGCTTTCGGGTCGTCGCTATCGACGGCGTCTCGGAGAGCACGTCGTAGTCGCGCTCGCGGATCAGCCGGTGGTGGTCGGCGTAGAGGACGGCGGCCACGAGCACCGGGAACTGGCAGTCCTTCGGGAGATACTCGATGCCGGCGACGCCCTCGCGGTAGAGCGCCTCGGTCCGCCGGAGTTCGCGCTCCATCGCCTCGCGAAAGCCCTCGGTCACCTCGAAGTTTCGGAGGTCCGCCTCGCGGACTCCGTACTCGTCGAGCGTCTCCCGTGGGAGATAGATGCGGTCACGCTCGACGATGTCCTCGCGCACGTCACGCAGGAAATTCGAGAGCTGGAACGCCTCACCGAGCACCGTCGCGTGGGGGAGCGCCCGCTCCGGCTCCTCGGGCTCCATCACCGCCGTCATCATCCGCCCCACCGCGGCCGCCGAGCCGTCCATGTACGCCCGCAGTTCCGCGAACGTCTCGTAGCGGCTCTTGGTCACGTCGGTCAACATCGCGTCGACGAAGGTGTTCACGTCCGCGTCGGGGATGTCGTACGTCTCGCGGAGCTCCGCGAAGGCGGCGAGCACGGGGTCGTCGGTCGATTCCTCGCCCAGCGCCGCCGCGCGGAGCCGTTCGAGTTCCGTACGCTGCTCGGCGGGCGGAACGCCCTCGGCGTCGTCGACGACTTCGTCCGCCACTCGGAAGAAGGCGTAGAGAACGTACGTCGCCTCGCGGACGCGGGCGGGTAGCAGTCGGGTTGCGAGATGAAACGTCTTCCCAGTCCGTCGCTGGATTTCCTTTCCCCGGGCGACGCCGTCGTCGCTCACCATCGTGTCCCCCCCTCCGCCGACCGACCAGTGATGATCGTAGCTGTATCGTAATCCGTCATGTCACCAGAACGTATCGCTGCAGTCGAAGACGACCCCGTGGTTCGGACAGACGTACTTGCAGTGACGGCGGTGCATCGCCGTCTCGCACCGGGGACACCGAGCAGACATACCTTTATATAAATACTACATCGACATGACTGTTCCGCCGGTCGGTCGAGCGATGACCGGATCGAAACGTTTCGGGCGGCTGATCGGGAAGTTTTGAATCGGGTGTCGGACACGTATCGAACGCGAAAAAAAAACGAACGGGGAGCGGAGGCGGTCAGCCGGTCAGCACTCCGACCAACCACACGACTCGCAGGTCTTGCAGCCCTCGGAGTAGTAGAGGCTCATCGACCCGCAGTCGGGGCATTCGGGGCTCTCGCCGGCCGCGAGCAGGTCGGCGGTGTCGTCGGTGTCCGTGGCCGCGGCAGTCGTCGCGCCGCCGTCGGCCTCGGGACCGTCGTTCATCGCCTTCGCTTCGGCCTCCTCGAGTTCCGTCAGGTTCTGCTGTTTGGGGTATGGTCGGTCGATTTCGTCGTCGAGGTAGCGACGCATGGCCGTCCCGACGGCGTCGGGGATGGAGTTGATCTGTTCGCCCTTGTCCCAGGCCACCTTGGGCGAGCGGATGCCCTGCAGTTCGGAGGCGATTTCGCGCGGGTCGACGCCCGAGCGCAGCGCCGTCGAGATGGTCTTCGCCAGCGCCTCGGTGAAGGAGGCGGTGAAGCCGCCCGAGTTGCCGATGTTGGCGAACAGTTCGAACGGTCGGCCCGCCTCGTCCTCGTTGATGTTGACGTAGAGTTTCCCGTACCCGGTGTCGATGCGCTGGGTGACGCCGTGGAGCACGTCAGGCCGCGGGCGCTTCGTACCGAGTTCGCGTTCGCCGTCGGCGGCCGCGAGCAGATCCTCCAGTTCGGAATCGAGGGCGGCGCGCACGTCCTCGTTGTCGAGGAAGCCCTCGATACCGCCGAAGACCTCCTCGATCTGTTCGACGATGGTTTCGGCCGCCTCGCTCTCGTCCGCGAACTCCGCGTTCTGTGCGCGGGTGGTCAACACCTGCTTCGAGCGCGTGCCGTCGCGGTAGACGGTGACGCCCTTCCCGCCGTGTTCGTAGATGTATCGGTACACCTCGTCCATGTCCTCGATGGAGGCGCTGTTGGGGAAGTTGCAGGTCTTCGAGATGGCGGAGTCGACGCCCTCCTGACACGCACACTGGACCGCGGCGTGTTGTTTCCCGGAGAGGTCGCCGGTGACGACGAACAGTTCGCCGATGGCGTCCGGGACGGTGTCGAGTCCCTCGACGCCGTCGAAGGCGTTCTCGGCCATCTGCTCTTGGGCCTCCCGTTTGACCGCGTCGACGTCGACGTCGTTCGCCTCCAGCGTCCGCAGGAAGTAGTCGTCGAACTCGACGAGCATCTCGTCGCCCTGCACGTCGTCGGAGACGTTCTTGTAGTAGGCGACGTTGTAAATCGGCTCACAGCCGCCGGTGGTGTTGCCGACCATCGACGTGGTGCCCGTCGGGGCGATGGTGGTCGTGTTGTGGTTGCGGATCGGGAAGCCGTCCGCCCACTCGTCGGCGTCCTCGCCCGTGTGGTGTTCGAACCACTCGCGGTAGCGGGTGGGGTCGGCGTACTTCGAGTCGTCCCAGTCCTCGAAGGCCCCCCGTTCCTCGGCGAGCTCGTGGGAGGCCCACTTCGACTCGTGGTTGATGTGGGTCATCAGCTGGCGGGCCACCTCGTTGCCCGTGTCGCTGCCGTAGCGGATGCCGAGCTGGACGTACAGCTGGGCCAGCCCCATGACGCCGAGGCCGATCTTTCGCATCTCCCGAACTTTCCGCTCGATCTCGTCGACCGGGAAGTCCGACATCGTGACGACGTTTTCCAAAAATCGCGTGCCGTAGTCGATGCGGTGGTCGAAGGCGTCCCAGTCGATGGCGTCCTCGAGGAACGCCTCGACTGCTGCTGCCTCCGAGTCGTACGCGTCGGCGTGTTCGTCGGCCCAGACCCGCCAGTCCGGCGCGTCGAGGTCCGCGAGCGTCGAGAGGTTGATGTGACCGAGGTTGCAGGCCTCGTACTCCTCCAGCGGCTGTTCGCCACAGGGGTTGGTCGCGAGGATGCGGTGGTCCGGCTGCGCCTCCACGTCGAAGGAGTGCTGTTTGTTCACGCGTTCGAGGTAGATGACGCCGGGTTCGCCGTTCTCGTGAGCGCCCTCGACGATGTCCTCCCAGATGACCTCGGCGGGCATCGAGAGTTCCTCGCCCACCTCGACGTACTCGCCGAGGCCGAACATCTCGTAGAGCTCCTTCGTTTCGGGGGTCGCAATGTGCGCCTCGCCCGTCCGCGGGTTGGTGAACGTGAAGTCCTCGCCCGCCTGCAGCGCTTCCATGAACTCGTCCGTGACGCCGACGGAGATGTTGAAGTTGGAGAGGTGGCCCTCGACGGCGTTGCGGAGGTGTTTCGGCACGCGCCCCTCGTCGTCGATGAGTTCGCGGGCCTCTTCCAAGGCCGCCGCGAAGGAGTTGTGCGTGAAGTCGTCGGGGTCGTTCAGGCGAAGGGTGTGCGCCAGCGAGACGTCCTTGTTTTTCGCGTGGATGAACTGGATCACGTCCGGATGCGAAATGCGCATGACGCCCATCTGGGCGCCCCGGCGGGCGCCGCCCTGCGCGATGGTCTCGCACATCTGGTCGAACGTGCGCATGAAGGTGATCGGTCCCGACGCGATGCCGCCGGTCGAGCCGACCGCGTCGCCGTACGGTCGGAGTCGCCAGAAGGCATAGCCCATGCCGCCGCCGGACTGGAACACCTGTGCGGCCTCCTTGGCCGTCTGGTGGATGTCGTCGATGTCGTCCTCGGGCGAGTCGACGAAACAGGCCGACAGCTGCTGGAGTTCGTCGCCCGCGTTCATCAGGGTGGGCGAGTTTGGCATGAAAGAGAGCTCGCCCATCAGCGTCTCGAACTCCTCGCGTGTCTCCTCGACGACGGCCCGGACCTCCTCGGGGAGGTCCGGAACGACCGTCTCGTAGGCGAACTTGTTGACGTTGTAGACGGAGAGCGTCGTCTCGGCGTCGGCGTCGGCGGTCGTCCCCGTGCCAAACACCTCGGCGGCGAGTTCGTCGCGTCGGGGATGATCCGGCTTCAACTGCTCGGGCGTGACCGTGATCTCTACGTCCCGCTTGCGCGCCTCGAACACCGCCTCGGCGAGGGCGATGTTTTTCGCGACGCGCGGGAAGAGGTCCTCCGGGTCCTCGATCAGGTCCCCGTTCGCGTCCTTTCGAAGATAGCGCGCCGGGAGGATGTTGTGGTAAGCGTTGGCGGTGAGTCGGTCTTCCAGCGTCTCCCCGTCGGTCCGCTTGATCGGCAGTTCCAGTTCGTCGGTCTCGATGTCGTGCGTACTCATGTGTTAGTCGTCGTGGTGGTCGGTTCGCGGCCCGTCTCTCCCCACCCCAGGGGGGTACACGCGGCCCGGTCGCTGACTCGAATCGGTTCGTCCGTGACGGTTCCTGTAAGTGGAATCGGCGCTGTAAAGGCTTGGGTTCCGGTTGCCAATCTATCCGATTCCTGTCTACTTGCGTTGATCGCAGGCGGCGTGGCGCCGCTACACGTCTCACTCATCGCCGCCCGACGCATATAACGCTATGTAGATCGGAGCGAAAGTGAAATTTGACGGACGAAATCGGCAGACAGCATTCGGAAATCCAGTGGAACGAAAGGGGGGTCAGTTGTGAGGGCGATTCCCCAGTCGACGGGGACACGTGTCACCGACGAACGTAGCGTGTCCGCCACCGCGGGAACCGCCCCACCGTTACATCTCCAGATACTGATATACCGGTAGAACGGCCACAGTGACCGATACCCGCCCACAGACTTATGCGTCCGCTGGGAGTCGGCTCGGATATGTCGCTCACGCCGCAGGTGCTCCTGCAGTTGGGAGGTGCCCTCAGTGGACCCCTCGGACAGTTACTGCTCGTCATCGTCGCCATCGGCCTCGTCGTCGTCGTCGGCCGCATCGTCCTGAAAATCGCGTGGCGGCTGGTGACCATCGCGGCCCTCGTCGTCGGCCTCCTCCTTCTCGCGTCGCTCTTTCTCGCCTAGGCCGTCGCGTCCGGCGTCCGCGCCGCGCGCAGGAAGTTGTCGATGACGTCGTGGCCGACGGCCGTCAGCACGCTCTCGGGGTGGAACTGGACGCACTCGATGGGGTACTCGCGGTGACGAACCCCCATGACGAGGTCCGTGTCGTCGTGGGCCGTCGTCGCCGACACCTCGAAGCAGTCGGGGACTTCGGTGGCGACGAGCGAGTGGTAGCGGCCGGCGCGAAAGCCCTGTGCCAGCCCGGCGAAGACGCCCTCGCCGTCGTGGTCGACGGGGTAGGCCTTGCCGTGGATCGGTTCGGGCGCGTGGCCCACAGTCCCGCCGTAGGCGTAGACGGCAGCTTCGAGGCCGAGACAGACGCCGAGGGTCGGTACCGTCGTGCTGACCTCCCGCAACACCGCGTTCGTCACGCCCACGTCGCGGTCGTTTTTCGGGTGGCCCGGGCCGGGGCTGATGACGATGGCGTCCGGGTCGACGGCCCGCACCTCCTCCAGCGTCGCGGTGTTTTTCAGCACCTCGACCGCTATCGGATCGCCCGTCAACGGGTCGGGATGCTCCGAGATGTACTCGACGAGGTTGTACGTGAACGAGTCGAAGTTGTCGACGACGAGGACCTTCATCGGTGGGCCTCCGGCGTCGGCGACTCTATGCGCTCGATGGCGTCGAGGACGCCGCCCATCTTCTGTTCGGTCTCCTCGTACTCGCTCGCGGGGTCGCTGTCCGCGACGATGCCCGCGCCCGCTTGCACCGTGATGCGGTCCGGATCGCCGCTCGCTATCGTCGCCGTCCGGATGACGATGGCGAACTCGGCGTCGCCGTTCCAGGAGTAGTAGCCGACGCCGCCGCCGTAGACGCCCCGTGGGTCCCGCTCCAGTCGGTCGATGATCTCCATGGCCCGCACCTTCGGTGCGCCGGTGAGCGTCCCCGCCGGGAAGGTTGCGCGCGTGGCGTCGAAGGCGTCGAACGGCGGCGACCGGTCGCCGCCCGCGCCGGGAGTCGCGCCCGTCGCCAGCCGCCCCGTCACCGTCGACTCGATGTGCTGGACGTGGGAGTATTTGAGCACGTTCATGAACTCCTCGACGCGGACGGAGCCGGGGTCGGACACCCGGCGCACGTCGTTGCGTGCCAGGTCGACGAGCATCGTGTGCTCGGCGCGTTCCTTCCCGTCGGCGAGCATCTCGCCCGCGAGTCGGCGGTCCTCGACGGGGCTCGTCCCGCGCGGACAGGTGCCGGCGATGGGGTTCGAGACGACGCGCTCGCCGCCCACCGACACCAGCGTCTCGGGGCTCGCACCCACGATGGAGCGGTCGCCGTGGCGCAGGAGGTACATGTACGGCGAGGGGTTGACCGCCCGCAGCGACTCGTAGAGACCGAGCGGGTCGATATCGCCCGTCAGCTCGCGTTTCCGCGAGATGACGCCCTGGTAGATGTCGCCGTCGAGGACGTGTTCTTTCGCCGCCCGCACCGCGTCCTCGTACTCCTCGCGCGGACCGACCGTCTCGCCGGCGCGGACGAACCCACCCGTCTCCGGGTCGCCGGCCTCGGCGAGCGCCCGCTCCACGTCACGCGCTTCGTCGAGGAGGGCGTCGTAGGTCGAACCGGGGTCGGCGTCGGGGTCGACGACGGGCGTGAAGATCAGTTGGATGGCGTCCTCGGCGTGGTCGAACGCGAGCGTCCGGGTCGTCAGGACGAACTCCGCGTCCGGGACGATCGGTTCGGGTCGCTCCACTCCAACCTCGTCGAGCCACAGGTCGTAGACGGCGTCGTAGGCGAGGAAGCCGACGAGGCCGCCGTCGAGGTGCTGTCGGTCGGCGTCGGGAAAGCCCACCCGTTCGAGGTCCGGCAGCGTCGTGCGGAGGGCGTCGAGAACGTCCGCGTCGGGGTCGTCACCGGCTTCGCCGGTTGCCCGAGGGGTCGCGGCCCCCTCGTCGTCCGTGCCGGCCGTCGCTGCGACCAGGTCGGCGGCCGGGCCGCCGAGGGACTGGACGGTCACCTCGCTCCCCGTCACCGAGACGACGGCGTCGGGGTCGTAGCCGACGAAGGAGAATCGGGCGTGTCGGTCCGCACCCTCGCCGTCGGCGGTGAACGCGCCCTCGGGGTCGCTGGAGGGCGTCTTCTCCGCGCTCTCCAGCAGGAACCCGTAGTCGCTGTGGTCGTCGAGGGCGGCGTACGCCGAGAGCGGCGTCGACTCGACGTCGAGCGTGACGGCGAGGCGGGCGACCACCGGTTTGTCGCCCCCGAACAGGTCGACGAACGCGGCGCGGTCGCGGTCGGGGGTCACGCGATCACCCCATCGGTCGTTCGAACACTGTCTATCACGCCGACACCTCCGACGCCGCGTTACGAACGAACGACGCGACCGCGTCGTGGTCCTTCTCGCCGCCGGCCCGCTCGACGCCGCTGGAGACGTCGACGGCGTACGGATCGACCGTTCGTACCGCCTCGGCGACGTTTTCCGGGGTCAGCCCGCCGGCGAGGACGACCGGGGTCGTACAGGCGTCGACGAGGGCGCGCGCCGCGTCCCAGTCGTGGGTCTCGCCCGTGCCGCCCGCACCGTCCTCGGTCGTCGAGTCGAGGAGGATGGCGTCGGCGACGCCGTCGTAGCTGCGAACCCGATCGGGGTCGGTCGCGTCGACGGCGGTGATCACGTCCGCGCGCGCCTCGCGGCGGACGTACCGGACGTCCTCGTCGTCGAACCCGCCGTGTAACTGGATGGCGTCCGGAGCGACGGCGCCGGCGAGTTCGACCGCCCGGGTCGCGGTGTCGGGCATCGACACCAAGACCGTGGAGAGGAAAGGCGGCGCGGCCGCGACGAGGTCGGCGGCGCGGTCGGGCGGGACTTCGCGGGGCGTGTCGACCGACACCTCGGTGATGATCCCGACGGCGTCGGCACCCGACTCGGCCACCGCCCGGAGGTCCGCCTCGTTCGTCACCCCGCAGATCTTCGACCGGACCATCAGGCACCCCGCAGGTCGTCGAGTTTGGCGACGGCGGTTCCCGAGTCGATGGCCTCGCGGGCCGCGTCGACGCCCGACTGCAGGTCGTCGGCCGCGCCGGCGACGTAGATCGCCGCGCCCGCGTTCGCGAGGATGATGTCGCGTTTCGCCCCCGTCACGTCGCCCTCGACGATGCCGCGGAGGTCGGCGGCGTTCGCCTCGGGGCCGCCGCCCGCGACGGCCTCGATGGGCGCTCGATCCAGGCCCATATCCGCCGGCGTCAGCGTATACTCCGTCACTTCGTCGCCGTCGACTTCCGCGACGGTCGTCGCGTCGTGGAGCGCGATCTCGTCCATGCCGGAGCCGTGGACGACCATCGCTCGCTCGACGTCCATCTGCGCGAGCGCACGGGCGAGGACGGGCACGAGGTCGGGGTCGTAGACGCCGACCACCTGTGCGTCCGCGCCGGCGGGGTTCGTCAGCGGCCCGAGCACGTTGAACACCGTCCGCATCCCGAGTTCCTTCCGCGGGCCGATGACCGCCTTCATCGCGGGGTGGAAGACGGGGGCGAGCATGAAGCCGATGCCGTCGCGCTCGATCGCTTCCTCGACCGACGGCGGTTCGGCCTCGACGTTCACGCCGGCGACTTCGAGGACGTCCGCGCTCCCCGAGGAGGAGGAGACGGAGTAGTTACCGTGTTTGGCGACGGCGACGCCCGCGCCCGCGACGACGATGGCGCTCGTCGTCGAGACGTTGATCGTGTCGTAGTCGTCGCCGCCAGTGCCGCAGGTGTCGACCAGCGGCGACCGGTCGGGCGAGATGGTCCGCGCCGCGTCGCGCATCCCCTGCGCGAAGCCGGCGATCTCCGTCTCCGTCTCGCCTTTCGCCCGGAGCGCCGTCAGCAACGCCCCGATCTGTGCCTCGGTCGCCTCCTCGAAGACGGCGCGGGCCGCGTCCCGTGCCTCCTCGCCGGTCAGGTCCTCGCCGTCGGTGACGCGTTCGATATAATCCTGCATGGATGAACACCAGTGTATGAGTTCGGGTTACGATGAACAAATCTATACATCGTCTTAAACCTGTCGTCGGAACGCCGCGGCGAAGACGGATCACGCTACGGCGAGACGAATCTCGTCGCTGGCGACGATACCGGCTAATAACTCCCCCGGAATCGCCCTCCGAAGGCCCGTTCCGAAAGGTTCAATTAGTGCCCGGGGATACGTTTGGATGCGTTCGAAAGCACGTCACGACCGGGTTGGTGGTCTAGTCTGGTTATGACACCTCCTTGACATGGAGGAGGCCGGCAGTTCAAATCTGCCCCAACCCATTCCTTTATACGGGCTAATCGCCCTCCGTTTCCAACCTCCTTAAGACAGGGGTGGTCGGCGTGAGCCGGATCACTCGGATCTACCGACACCGCTCTGTGGCTTCTGTGGTGGCCGTATCGGAGACGACGAGGAGCCGTGTCCGGCGCGTGGCGAGGGGACGTTCTCACCGGAAGCGGAGGAGCGTCAGAGAGTGGAAGGGCTGTAGCTGACAAAGCTACTTACGTATGAATTCATTATAAATTTGTATGAGCCGAACGTCGATCCCGGTCGATTCGTCGACGAAGGACCTGCTCGACGACCTGAAGCGTGACGACGAGACGTGGGACGAGTTCTTGACGCGTATCGCGGCCGACGAAGAGCCAATCGAGGCCGGTGCGTGGTCGACCGACGAGGCGGAACGGGCGAAAGAGCGCGTCCGCAAGTCCCGAGAGAACTGGGACGACCGATGACGTTTCTCGACTCGTCGGCGATCATCGACTACCTCGGCGGCGTCGAGGACGTCATCGACTATCTCGACGGCCGGGAACCCTTCTTCACCTCGACGCTCTGTGTCTACGAAGTCATCGACGGCAAACTCGGCTCGGGGGCGACCGACGTACGGGACGTGCGTGGAGACTTTGGCGGCGTGCAAGCCCTCGACCTCACCGAGGGGATCGCGCTCGAAGCGGCACGGCTTCAGGACCAAACGATGAGCGACGGCGTTCGGCTCTCGACGCCCGACGCCCTGATCGCCGCGACTGCCCGCTCGACGGGCGACGAACTCGTCGTCTCTGATGGGGATTTTCAGACGGACGTGCTCGAATCATCTCTCACCGTGACGAATCTGCGGAAGTAATCGACGGCTGTCTTCCCTCGATCTACATGATCCACCCGAAGTCCGTGACGGTGGTCCCGACCACCTCGTCGACACCGACGCCGGAACGATACCGAGCATTCGGACGCTTGCCACCCGTTAGAAAACGGGCAGCACCTGGGTGATGACGAACAACGCGATGGCCCCCACGACGAGCAAGAACGCAAGCACGCTTACGAGATCACCAATCAGCTTGGCGAGGTCCATAAGCGAGAGCACTTCCGGATACTAAATAATCGTTTGGGGGAGCGTATCGGCAGAGCGGACCCGAGAACGGGGATGTCGGATCGTCATGCGACGCACGGGCTCGTGGGCGTCGTAGAGTCGGAAGCCGGTCCATCCCGGAGCTCCGGACCGGAGGGGTTTTGTAGCGCTGCCGGGAAAGGGAGGTAGACGGCACGGTCAGGCAACCCCTTTCAGCCCACGTGTACTCCACGTGTGGTCCCGTTGACTGACCTACCCCGTCTCTCTACCAACCCCGAGCGACTGCTACTGCGGTGTTCGAAACGTCGAACGGACGACCAGCGCAGCCACCGTAACCCCCACGGCACACGTCCCGTCACCACTGCTCCGAGACGCGTTCCCCGCCGGAGACTTCGGGGATCATCACGTCGTCGGCGCCGGCGTGGCGGGCGA
This window of the Haloplanus rubicundus genome carries:
- the trpE gene encoding anthranilate synthase component I: MTPDRDRAAFVDLFGGDKPVVARLAVTLDVESTPLSAYAALDDHSDYGFLLESAEKTPSSDPEGAFTADGEGADRHARFSFVGYDPDAVVSVTGSEVTVQSLGGPAADLVAATAGTDDEGAATPRATGEAGDDPDADVLDALRTTLPDLERVGFPDADRQHLDGGLVGFLAYDAVYDLWLDEVGVERPEPIVPDAEFVLTTRTLAFDHAEDAIQLIFTPVVDPDADPGSTYDALLDEARDVERALAEAGDPETGGFVRAGETVGPREEYEDAVRAAKEHVLDGDIYQGVISRKRELTGDIDPLGLYESLRAVNPSPYMYLLRHGDRSIVGASPETLVSVGGERVVSNPIAGTCPRGTSPVEDRRLAGEMLADGKERAEHTMLVDLARNDVRRVSDPGSVRVEEFMNVLKYSHVQHIESTVTGRLATGATPGAGGDRSPPFDAFDATRATFPAGTLTGAPKVRAMEIIDRLERDPRGVYGGGVGYYSWNGDAEFAIVIRTATIASGDPDRITVQAGAGIVADSDPASEYEETEQKMGGVLDAIERIESPTPEAHR
- a CDS encoding phytoene/squalene synthase family protein, whose amino-acid sequence is MVSDDGVARGKEIQRRTGKTFHLATRLLPARVREATYVLYAFFRVADEVVDDAEGVPPAEQRTELERLRAAALGEESTDDPVLAAFAELRETYDIPDADVNTFVDAMLTDVTKSRYETFAELRAYMDGSAAAVGRMMTAVMEPEEPERALPHATVLGEAFQLSNFLRDVREDIVERDRIYLPRETLDEYGVREADLRNFEVTEGFREAMERELRRTEALYREGVAGIEYLPKDCQFPVLVAAVLYADHHRLIRERDYDVLSETPSIATTRKLALVARTRWHWLWNHDPETVFLRVSCVPEVPGDVDPDHGRDPNRGVGRRLLRGAVEGLRRLT
- the trpG gene encoding anthranilate synthase component II yields the protein MKVLVVDNFDSFTYNLVEYISEHPDPLTGDPIAVEVLKNTATLEEVRAVDPDAIVISPGPGHPKNDRDVGVTNAVLREVSTTVPTLGVCLGLEAAVYAYGGTVGHAPEPIHGKAYPVDHDGEGVFAGLAQGFRAGRYHSLVATEVPDCFEVSATTAHDDTDLVMGVRHREYPIECVQFHPESVLTAVGHDVIDNFLRAARTPDATA
- a CDS encoding adenosylcobalamin-dependent ribonucleoside-diphosphate reductase yields the protein MSTHDIETDELELPIKRTDGETLEDRLTANAYHNILPARYLRKDANGDLIEDPEDLFPRVAKNIALAEAVFEARKRDVEITVTPEQLKPDHPRRDELAAEVFGTGTTADADAETTLSVYNVNKFAYETVVPDLPEEVRAVVEETREEFETLMGELSFMPNSPTLMNAGDELQQLSACFVDSPEDDIDDIHQTAKEAAQVFQSGGGMGYAFWRLRPYGDAVGSTGGIASGPITFMRTFDQMCETIAQGGARRGAQMGVMRISHPDVIQFIHAKNKDVSLAHTLRLNDPDDFTHNSFAAALEEARELIDDEGRVPKHLRNAVEGHLSNFNISVGVTDEFMEALQAGEDFTFTNPRTGEAHIATPETKELYEMFGLGEYVEVGEELSMPAEVIWEDIVEGAHENGEPGVIYLERVNKQHSFDVEAQPDHRILATNPCGEQPLEEYEACNLGHINLSTLADLDAPDWRVWADEHADAYDSEAAAVEAFLEDAIDWDAFDHRIDYGTRFLENVVTMSDFPVDEIERKVREMRKIGLGVMGLAQLYVQLGIRYGSDTGNEVARQLMTHINHESKWASHELAEERGAFEDWDDSKYADPTRYREWFEHHTGEDADEWADGFPIRNHNTTTIAPTGTTSMVGNTTGGCEPIYNVAYYKNVSDDVQGDEMLVEFDDYFLRTLEANDVDVDAVKREAQEQMAENAFDGVEGLDTVPDAIGELFVVTGDLSGKQHAAVQCACQEGVDSAISKTCNFPNSASIEDMDEVYRYIYEHGGKGVTVYRDGTRSKQVLTTRAQNAEFADESEAAETIVEQIEEVFGGIEGFLDNEDVRAALDSELEDLLAAADGERELGTKRPRPDVLHGVTQRIDTGYGKLYVNINEDEAGRPFELFANIGNSGGFTASFTEALAKTISTALRSGVDPREIASELQGIRSPKVAWDKGEQINSIPDAVGTAMRRYLDDEIDRPYPKQQNLTELEEAEAKAMNDGPEADGGATTAAATDTDDTADLLAAGESPECPDCGSMSLYYSEGCKTCESCGWSEC
- a CDS encoding phosphoribosylanthranilate isomerase, which gives rise to MVRSKICGVTNEADLRAVAESGADAVGIITEVSVDTPREVPPDRAADLVAAAPPFLSTVLVSMPDTATRAVELAGAVAPDAIQLHGGFDDEDVRYVRREARADVITAVDATDPDRVRSYDGVADAILLDSTTEDGAGGTGETHDWDAARALVDACTTPVVLAGGLTPENVAEAVRTVDPYAVDVSSGVERAGGEKDHDAVASFVRNAASEVSA
- a CDS encoding HVO_2523 family zinc finger protein, with amino-acid sequence MSARCPRCETAMHRRHCKYVCPNHGVVFDCSDTFW
- the trpD gene encoding anthranilate phosphoribosyltransferase produces the protein MQDYIERVTDGEDLTGEEARDAARAVFEEATEAQIGALLTALRAKGETETEIAGFAQGMRDAARTISPDRSPLVDTCGTGGDDYDTINVSTTSAIVVAGAGVAVAKHGNYSVSSSSGSADVLEVAGVNVEAEPPSVEEAIERDGIGFMLAPVFHPAMKAVIGPRKELGMRTVFNVLGPLTNPAGADAQVVGVYDPDLVPVLARALAQMDVERAMVVHGSGMDEIALHDATTVAEVDGDEVTEYTLTPADMGLDRAPIEAVAGGGPEANAADLRGIVEGDVTGAKRDIILANAGAAIYVAGAADDLQSGVDAAREAIDSGTAVAKLDDLRGA
- a CDS encoding PIN domain-containing protein, whose amino-acid sequence is MTFLDSSAIIDYLGGVEDVIDYLDGREPFFTSTLCVYEVIDGKLGSGATDVRDVRGDFGGVQALDLTEGIALEAARLQDQTMSDGVRLSTPDALIAATARSTGDELVVSDGDFQTDVLESSLTVTNLRK